Genomic segment of Acidobacteriota bacterium:
GTTGATAGCGGAAAGGTGTCCAGGATGTGGACACTTCGGCCCGGATCGGTGTTTGAGCACTTGTTATATAAAGTATTGTAAATAAATGAATTGAGTTTCAGACGAAGTCTGGCCCTCCATTTGCACCAGAAGGGCGAGCCCGGCGATCCATCCCCGGGCACCCGACGGAGAAATGGAGGAAGGTTATGCCGGCAATCGATATCCAGAGAAACGAAGAAGCCAACATGGCCCTGCTTCGCCGCTGTAAATCCAACGACCCCGACGCCTGCAGCGAGCTCTTCTCGCGTTACAACCGGAGGATCTTCAACACGGCCTACCGGATCCTGGGCGAAGAGGCTTCGGCCGAAGACGCCCTGCAGGAGACCCTGATCAATGTTTTTCGGGGGATTTCCAGTTTCCGCGGGGACTCCAAAATCTCGACCTGGATCAGCCGCATCACGATCAACGTCTGCCTGGGAATGCTGCGCAAGGGGAAAAACCACCGGGAGGTGGACCTCGACGAGGACCTGGCGCGCCGCCTCCCGGCGCAGCCCACGGCCTTCACCGATCCGCTGGCCTCGACTTCGCTCGCGGAGCTGCGCTCGGCGGTCCGGGAGACGTTCCGGCGCATGTCGGGGAAACAGGGGGATGTCGTACGCATGCACGACATGGAGGGGAGCACCATCCAGGAGATCGCCGAAATCCTCGACTGTCCCGCCGGCACCGTCAAGTCGCGCCTTTTTTACGGCCGGCAGGAATTCAAGGACATTTTCCGCTCCCTGACGAGCGGGGGCGGACGGACTCCCGCGCCCAGCCTGAATTAGCTGCCGCGCGATCCCCGCGGTCCGCGATCGGCATTTGTGAATCGTTTTATCTTCATGATAAAATTGGTTTTTGCATGGAGCTGATCGGGGGCGTATGACCGGCGGGAAATGGGGCGATGACGAACCGGGGCGGCGGCCGGAATCCCGCGGCGATATCGACTGCCTGTACCTCTCCTCCGGGGCCGGGGACTACGTCCCCCGCTACTTCGCGCAGGTTCGGATCGACTTCAGCGATGTACGGACCGGTTTCCGGGCCAGCATCGATCTGGCCAAAGCCGTGGATCTTTCCACCGGTGCCGCCGAACTGCCCTGGGTCGACGATATGGCCGTCGATGTCGACCCTTCCAGGATCGGCACCTCCCTTCCCGAGGGGGCCCTTCCGCGCCCGCTTCCGGCGTTCGTGGACGCCCCGTTTCTGGCTCTCATGGAGACACAGTGTGTCCGGTACCTCCTCAGGGCCTTCGCGGTGCGCATCTACCGGAATTCCGAGTTGGGCGTCTGGTCCGCCTCCGGCGAAGCCCTCCCGGAGTTCGTCGACCGCTGCCTCGAGCTTGCCGAGGGGCCGATGCGGGGGGAACTGGACCGGTTGCGCGACCGCTACAACCGGAGGCTCGAGCAGCTGAGGGAAAAATGCGCGCTCCCGTCCGGGTCGGAGGACCTCGAGGAGGCACGGCTGCAGTCGCGCAGCCGGGACCTCTTCTCCCGGTTTTCGGAACGGATCGCCCGGCTCTTCCTGCGGGGGGACCTCCCCCCCCTTCCGGCGGCCGCGTCCGACGGTTCGGAGCAGGAGGAGCGGCTGCGGGGGCTGGAGCGGGACGCGCGCCGCGAGATCGCCGCGCTGCGGGCGCAATACGAGGAAAAGGCCCGTGCCCTGGACGAATACCGGCTCCATCCGAATCTGAAGGACATCCATTTTGTCCGGAGCGGCGTTTTGTGGATGCCCCGGGGGGCATGACCCATGGAAAGGGTGGCCATTGCCATGAGCGGCGGTGTGGACAGTTCCGTCGCCGCCGTCATCCTGAAGAACTCCGGCTATGACCTGGTCGGTTTTTCCCTGAAGTTCCGGGATCAGGAGACGGGACTCCCCGGGGACCTGCGGGACGCCCGCGCGGTGGCCGCCCGGCTCGGGATACCGTTTCACGTGGCCGACCTGAGGGAGGAGTTCGAGCGGGAGATCGTGCGCCCCTTCGTCGAGGCTTACCGCAGCGGCCTGACCCCCTCCCCCTGCGTCCGATGCAATTCCCTGATGAAATTCGACCGGCTGCTCCTGCTTGCGGGGAAGGTGGGGGCGGGGCGCATCGCCACCGGGCATTACGCGCGGCTCGGGCGCGACAGTTCGAGCGGGAGGTTCGTGCTCTCCGAGGCCCGGGACCGGAACAAGGACCAGTCCTATTTTCTATTCGAACTCACCCAGGACCAGCTCGCCCGGGCCCTGTTCCCGCTCGGCGACCTGGACAAGCAGGAGGTGCGCCGGATCGCGCGCGCCCAGGAGATCCCGGTCGCCGAAAAACCGGAGAGCCAGGAGATCTGCTTCGTCCCCGACGGGGACTACGCCTCCTTCGTGGAGGCTCACGGCGCTCCGGGCGGCGCGGGGGGAGGACCGGGGACGCCCGGAGACGGCCCCGTCGTGGACGTCGATGGCCGCGTCCTGGGGCGGCACAGGGGGCTCCACCGCTACACGGTCGGCCAGCGGCGGGGATTGGGCATCGCCCACCGGGAGCCGCTCTACGTCCTCGAGCTGCGGACCGGCGACAATACCGTGGTCGTGGGGGAACGGGCGCTGCTCGGTTCGCGCCGTTGCCGCGTGGTCCGGCCCAACTGGATCGCCATCCCCTCGCTCGATGGGCCCCTCGCCGTCAGGGCCAGGATACGGTCGAGGCACGAGGCCGCGCCGGCCGTCATCTCGCCGCTCGAAGACGGCGGCGTGGAGGTGGTTTTCGATTCGCCGCAGCCGGCGGTCACCCCGGGCCAGGCGTGCGTGTTTTACCGGGACGGGGCCGTCGTCGGGGGGGGGTGGATCCGAAAGAGCGCGACCGGTGCCCGCCCGCCGGAGTCGTCAGGCGCGTCGGCGGAGGGGAGATGAAGGGGGCGGGGGGGAAATCCGCAAGGGTGCTCGTCGTGGCGGGCGAAGCCTCGGCCGACCGGTACGGGGCGGAACTGGTGCGGCGCCTCGGCGCGCTTCCCGGGAACGGAAACCTCCGGTTTTACGGGGCCGGCGGGGACGCCATGCAGGCGGCCGGTGTGGAGTTGCTGTGCCACGTGCGCGAGCTGGGGCACATCGGCCCCAGGGAAGCGCTCACGGGGTTGCGCACCTACTTCAGAACCTTTA
This window contains:
- a CDS encoding RNA polymerase sigma factor; this encodes MPAIDIQRNEEANMALLRRCKSNDPDACSELFSRYNRRIFNTAYRILGEEASAEDALQETLINVFRGISSFRGDSKISTWISRITINVCLGMLRKGKNHREVDLDEDLARRLPAQPTAFTDPLASTSLAELRSAVRETFRRMSGKQGDVVRMHDMEGSTIQEIAEILDCPAGTVKSRLFYGRQEFKDIFRSLTSGGGRTPAPSLN
- the mnmA gene encoding tRNA 2-thiouridine(34) synthase MnmA, translating into MERVAIAMSGGVDSSVAAVILKNSGYDLVGFSLKFRDQETGLPGDLRDARAVAARLGIPFHVADLREEFEREIVRPFVEAYRSGLTPSPCVRCNSLMKFDRLLLLAGKVGAGRIATGHYARLGRDSSSGRFVLSEARDRNKDQSYFLFELTQDQLARALFPLGDLDKQEVRRIARAQEIPVAEKPESQEICFVPDGDYASFVEAHGAPGGAGGGPGTPGDGPVVDVDGRVLGRHRGLHRYTVGQRRGLGIAHREPLYVLELRTGDNTVVVGERALLGSRRCRVVRPNWIAIPSLDGPLAVRARIRSRHEAAPAVISPLEDGGVEVVFDSPQPAVTPGQACVFYRDGAVVGGGWIRKSATGARPPESSGASAEGR